One window from the genome of Magnolia sinica isolate HGM2019 chromosome 4, MsV1, whole genome shotgun sequence encodes:
- the LOC131243203 gene encoding uncharacterized protein LOC131243203 isoform X1 codes for MERSKQGGAHMRLPTSSVLISGSGEREEEEKCRMLRNSGFGDQKWREKMMEGEARTVDCLRGRLLAERVTSKAAKEDADLMGKKLIELERQLQLEMESRNRVEKKLKLATRKLQSLKLSAVPSQSSSPEKSESSASSSTVSSGLQKQEEEEQKADLQTADSGEWGMDQNAGKTTDVLLNVEGSRLDNNSVSNSEQAGESKEVLSSGESATTADAIRQSSLGGEELGKAQDGEDFEGDLSLALVPASMWHEIKASEPRFNTNAHDVLVALQHAKAKLQSSMDRIAIQSRSYELCGV; via the exons ATGGAAAGGTCCaagcagggtggggcccacatgcg GTTGCCGACAAGCTCTGTGTTGATTTCGGGGAGTGGcgagagggaagaagaagagaagtgcAGAATGCTGAGAAATAGTGGTTTTGGAGATCAGAAATGGAG AGAGAAGATGATGGAAGGAGAAGCAAGAACTGTTGATTGTTTAAGGGGAAGATTGCTTGCAGAGAGAGTGACTTCAAAGGCTGCAAAAGAAGATGCAGATCTCATGGGTAAAAAg CTGATAGAGCTAGAAAGGCAGCTACAGCTGGAGATGGAATCCCGGAACAGAGTGGAAAAGAAGCTGAAACTTGCTACAAGAAAGCTACAATCCCTGAAACTTTCAGCTGTTCCAAGCCAATCCAGTTCGCCTGAGAAAAGCGAAAGCTCTGCTAGTTCATCCACAGTTTCCTCAGGCCTCcaaaagcaagaagaagaagaacagaaagcCGATTTGCAAACAGCAGATTCAGGAGAATGGGGCATGGATCAGAATGCAGGGAAGACAACTGATGTGCTCTTGAATGTGGAGGGTTCCAGACTAGACAACAATTCAGTTTCTAATTCA GAACAAGCAGGTGAATCTAAAGAGGTCCTTAGCTCCGGAGAGTCCGCGACAACAGCTGATGCTATCAG ACAGTCTTCATTGGGTGGAGAAGAGCTGGGTAAAGCACAAGATGGGGAGGATTTCGAAGGCGATCTTTCTCTTGCATTAGTTCCAGCAAGCATGTGGCATGAGATCAAAGCTTCTGAACCCCGCTTCAACACTAACGCCCATGATGTTCTTGTTGCTCTGCAACATGCCAAAGCAAAACTGCAAAGTTCAATGGACAGAATAGCGATTCAATCTCGCTCCTACGAGTTGTGTGGTGTGTAA
- the LOC131243203 gene encoding uncharacterized protein LOC131243203 isoform X2 — MLPTSSVLISGSGEREEEEKCRMLRNSGFGDQKWREKMMEGEARTVDCLRGRLLAERVTSKAAKEDADLMGKKLIELERQLQLEMESRNRVEKKLKLATRKLQSLKLSAVPSQSSSPEKSESSASSSTVSSGLQKQEEEEQKADLQTADSGEWGMDQNAGKTTDVLLNVEGSRLDNNSVSNSEQAGESKEVLSSGESATTADAIRQSSLGGEELGKAQDGEDFEGDLSLALVPASMWHEIKASEPRFNTNAHDVLVALQHAKAKLQSSMDRIAIQSRSYELCGV; from the exons AT GTTGCCGACAAGCTCTGTGTTGATTTCGGGGAGTGGcgagagggaagaagaagagaagtgcAGAATGCTGAGAAATAGTGGTTTTGGAGATCAGAAATGGAG AGAGAAGATGATGGAAGGAGAAGCAAGAACTGTTGATTGTTTAAGGGGAAGATTGCTTGCAGAGAGAGTGACTTCAAAGGCTGCAAAAGAAGATGCAGATCTCATGGGTAAAAAg CTGATAGAGCTAGAAAGGCAGCTACAGCTGGAGATGGAATCCCGGAACAGAGTGGAAAAGAAGCTGAAACTTGCTACAAGAAAGCTACAATCCCTGAAACTTTCAGCTGTTCCAAGCCAATCCAGTTCGCCTGAGAAAAGCGAAAGCTCTGCTAGTTCATCCACAGTTTCCTCAGGCCTCcaaaagcaagaagaagaagaacagaaagcCGATTTGCAAACAGCAGATTCAGGAGAATGGGGCATGGATCAGAATGCAGGGAAGACAACTGATGTGCTCTTGAATGTGGAGGGTTCCAGACTAGACAACAATTCAGTTTCTAATTCA GAACAAGCAGGTGAATCTAAAGAGGTCCTTAGCTCCGGAGAGTCCGCGACAACAGCTGATGCTATCAG ACAGTCTTCATTGGGTGGAGAAGAGCTGGGTAAAGCACAAGATGGGGAGGATTTCGAAGGCGATCTTTCTCTTGCATTAGTTCCAGCAAGCATGTGGCATGAGATCAAAGCTTCTGAACCCCGCTTCAACACTAACGCCCATGATGTTCTTGTTGCTCTGCAACATGCCAAAGCAAAACTGCAAAGTTCAATGGACAGAATAGCGATTCAATCTCGCTCCTACGAGTTGTGTGGTGTGTAA